In the Engystomops pustulosus chromosome 2, aEngPut4.maternal, whole genome shotgun sequence genome, one interval contains:
- the IL17D gene encoding interleukin-17D, with amino-acid sequence MSFPPTPAASLLTVSYPSAAVGPPSSQSSYPPYLATSSLVIYPLVIHRPELQIFKMQPRKQVFLAQGVVIFFLGLLIIVSEGSKPIKRAPPKPKGCADRQEEVLEQMYGHLAAGMLSAYHHTLQLQPLQQENISCPAVTRGRAPADGKQRLPVNIHSISPWAYRITYNPARYPKYIPEAYCLCRGCLTGPYGEENLNFRSTPVYMPTVILRRTSSCTGGRSVYVEDYITIPVGCTCVPDPEKESEPDSSNSSLEKEKFKVSINKSERPTSN; translated from the exons ATGAGTTTCCCTCCCACTCCTGCTGCCTCTCTACTGACTGTCTCATATCCCTCAGCTGCAGTAGGTCCCCCCTCCTCTCAGTCCAGCTACCCCCCCTACCTTGCCACCTCCTCTCTGGTCATCTATCCTCTTGTTATCCACAGACCTGAGCTTCAAATCTTCAAGATGCAGCCAAGGAAGCAG GTCTTTTTGGCACAAGGTGTTGTGATATTTTTCCTTGGACTACTGATCATCGTCTCTGAGGGCTCAAAACCAATAAAGAGGGCACCACCGAAACCCAAGGGCTGTGCGGACCGCCAGGAGGAGGTGTTGGAGCAGATGTATGGACACCTGGCAGCGGGCATGCTCAGCGCCTATCACCACACGCTGCAGCTTCAGCCTCTCCAACAGGAGAACATCAGCTGTCCGGCTGTCACCCGGGGTAGAGCGCCAGCAGATGGCAAACAGCGGCTACCAGTCAACATTCACAGCATTTCCCCGTGGGCATACAG GATAACATATAACCCCGCACGGTACCCCAAATACATCCCGGAAGCTTACTGTCTCTGCAGGGGCTGCCTGACTGGACCCTATGGAGAGGAGAACTTAAACTTTCGCTCTACCCCGGTCTACATGCCCACCGTCATCCTCCGCCGTACATCGTCCTGCACTGGTGGGCGCTCTGTCTATGTTGAGGACTACATCACTATCCCGGTGGGCTGCACCTGTGTACCAGATCCGGAGAAGGAGTCAGAGCCGGACAGCTCCAATTCCAGTCTGGAGAAAGAAAAATTCAAGGTTTCTATCAATAAAAGTGAGAGACCAACATCCAACTGA
- the EEF1AKMT1 gene encoding EEF1A lysine methyltransferase 1 isoform X2 encodes MDGSDDDDVPQLSADTLAALQEFYTEQQQCESLKSGPEFDKFSVGAVEEDWQLSQFWYSDDTALSLAREAMAASGKNGRIACVSAPSVYQKLKGLVADDMTVCLLEYDRRFSVYGDDFIFYDYNKPLELPERLLQHSFDLVLADPPYLSEECLHKTAETIHYLTKEKILLCTGAVMEDLVTQILGLKICKFIPKHNRSLANEFRCFANYDIGLDAAS; translated from the exons ATGGATGGCAGTGATGATGACGATGTCCCTCAGCTCTCGGCTGACACGTTGGCGGCTCTGCAGGAGTTCTACACAGAGCAGCAGCAGTGCGAGTCTCTGAAATCAGGACCAGAATTTGACAAGTTTTCAGTCGGAGCGGTTGAAGAAGACTGG CAATTGAGCCAGTTCTGGTACAGTGATGACACTGCGCTGAGTCTCGCTAGAGAAGCAATGGCCGCATCAGGGAAgaatggaag GATCGCCTGTGTCAGTGCTCCCAGTGTCTACCAGAAGCTTAAAGGATTGGTGGCCGATGATATGACTGTGTGCCTGCTGGAATATGACCGGCGGTTCTCCGTGTATGGGGATGACTTCATCTTCTATGACTATAATAAGCCTCTGGAGCTGCCGGAGCGGCTGCTGCAGCACAGCTTTGATCTGGTATTAGCAGACCCCCCATACTTGTCTGAAGAATGTCTGCACAAAACAGCCGAGACCATTCACTATCTGACCAAGGAGAAAATCCTGCTGTGCACAG gtgcagtgatggagGATTTAGTGACTCAAATACTTGGACTGAAGATCTGTAAATTTATTCCAAAGCACAACCGTTCCCTCGCCAATGAGTTTAGGTGTTTTGCCAACTATGACATTGGTCTGGATGCCGCATCCTAA
- the EEF1AKMT1 gene encoding EEF1A lysine methyltransferase 1 isoform X1 yields the protein MNFKSPAVLWVKWLHVDGERAAGRAKHDGNCSFLSYPSLLIPGGGVSDMDGSDDDDVPQLSADTLAALQEFYTEQQQCESLKSGPEFDKFSVGAVEEDWQLSQFWYSDDTALSLAREAMAASGKNGRIACVSAPSVYQKLKGLVADDMTVCLLEYDRRFSVYGDDFIFYDYNKPLELPERLLQHSFDLVLADPPYLSEECLHKTAETIHYLTKEKILLCTGAVMEDLVTQILGLKICKFIPKHNRSLANEFRCFANYDIGLDAAS from the exons ATGAACTTTAAATCGCCCGCTGTATTATGGGTAAAGTGGCTGCACGTGGATGGTGAGCGAGCTGCCGGAAGAGCAAAGCAtgatgggaattgtagttttCTATCCTATCCCTCGCTCCTGATCCCGGGCGGTGGAGTGTCAG ACATGGATGGCAGTGATGATGACGATGTCCCTCAGCTCTCGGCTGACACGTTGGCGGCTCTGCAGGAGTTCTACACAGAGCAGCAGCAGTGCGAGTCTCTGAAATCAGGACCAGAATTTGACAAGTTTTCAGTCGGAGCGGTTGAAGAAGACTGG CAATTGAGCCAGTTCTGGTACAGTGATGACACTGCGCTGAGTCTCGCTAGAGAAGCAATGGCCGCATCAGGGAAgaatggaag GATCGCCTGTGTCAGTGCTCCCAGTGTCTACCAGAAGCTTAAAGGATTGGTGGCCGATGATATGACTGTGTGCCTGCTGGAATATGACCGGCGGTTCTCCGTGTATGGGGATGACTTCATCTTCTATGACTATAATAAGCCTCTGGAGCTGCCGGAGCGGCTGCTGCAGCACAGCTTTGATCTGGTATTAGCAGACCCCCCATACTTGTCTGAAGAATGTCTGCACAAAACAGCCGAGACCATTCACTATCTGACCAAGGAGAAAATCCTGCTGTGCACAG gtgcagtgatggagGATTTAGTGACTCAAATACTTGGACTGAAGATCTGTAAATTTATTCCAAAGCACAACCGTTCCCTCGCCAATGAGTTTAGGTGTTTTGCCAACTATGACATTGGTCTGGATGCCGCATCCTAA